A window of Hordeum vulgare subsp. vulgare chromosome 5H, MorexV3_pseudomolecules_assembly, whole genome shotgun sequence genomic DNA:
tctccagctccctgcgtatcttctgcttcggaaaaaatctttttggaggttttattccgtttggactccgtttaatattctcctctgaaaagggtcaaaaacacggaaaaaataggaactggcacttggcactgagttaataagttagtcccaaaagaagatataaaggcatacaaaacatccaaagtttgacaagataatagcatggaaccatcaacaattatagatacgttggagacgtatcactctcgGCCGGAGATAGGAATACATGATTCTTTCACCTCCGTGCTAGTCAGCGGTGAAAGAAgaatatgataaaagctcttgttgATTCCATGTGAGTGTTGATGGAAGACCAGGTTGAAGTCAGAGCACTTGTAACCGATTTTTACAGGAATCTTTACACCTCCGAAGGGGTCACGGGCATGGACGACGTGCTATCAAAAGTATCGGTCAGAGTTACAGCTGAGATGAATGCAAAGCTCGGAGCACCCTACACGAATGAGGAAGTTAAAACCGCTCTCTTTCAGATGTTGCCTATGAAGGCGCCAGGGCCTGATGGCTTCCCAGCTCACTTCTACTAGAGGCATTGGGACATTTTTGAGGAGGAAGTAACTAGGGTGATTCTGAAAATTGTAAGAGGTGAAGAGAGTGTCGATTGTATCAATGACATACTTCTGGTGTTGATCTCGAAGGTTCTCAATCCTACTTTTCTCTCACAGTTTCGTCCAATTAGCCTTTGTAATGTTATATATAAAATTGCGTCAAAGGTGGTGACAAATAGGTTAAAGATGATTCTCCCTGACATAATCTGTGAGGAACAATTGGCATTTGTACCTGGTAGGTTGATCATATACAGCATTATCAATGCCTATGAGTGCTTGCATTTCATGAAGAGGAGTAAGGCGAAATCGAACAGTTTTTGCGCCTTGAAATAAGATATGATGAAGGCGTATGATAGGCTGGAGTGGTCTTACTTGCAAGCTACGATGGAGAAGTTGGGTTTTGCACAAACCTGGATAAACACAGTAATGGGCATGGTAAGATCAATATCTTTTTCTGTTCTGGTTAATGGGGAAAAGCTCGAAGAGTTTATACCAACTCGGGGTATCCGCCAGGGAGATCCTATCTCCCCCTATCTTTTATGGATCGCAACACAGGGCCTCTTGTGCCTTTTGAAATCCTGTCCTCAATCGCCAGTCCTGGAAAAGATCAAGGTGGCACCGACAACACCAGCTGTTAACCACCTCCTTTTTTGCTGGCGGTAACATGATGTTGTTCAAGTCTAGTGATGAGGGAGCTGCCATGGTTTCAAACCTCTTGGATACTTATTGTAATGCTTCGAGACAGAAAATCAATCATGCCAAGTTGACTATTTTCTTTAGTAAGGGCTGCCCACAATCTCTGAGAGATAGCATAAAAAGCACCTTAAATGTTACTAATGAGTCTTTGAGTGACAAATATTTGGGCATGCCAACCGATGTTGGTCACTCCAAGATGGGTACTTTTAAATACTTGAGAGATAGAGTTTGGGAAAAGGTAAAAGGGTGGATGGAGAAGTTCTTCTCGGCAGCAAGGAAGGAAGTCCTTATCAAATCGATGGCCCAAGCCATCCCTGTTTATTCGATGTCGTGTTTCAGGCTGCCAAGGAGTCTCTGTGAAAACATCACATCTATCATTCAGCAATTCCGGTGGGAAAGCAAACGTGGCAAACGAAAACCAGCTTGGGTCTCTTGGGATGTTATGACAAAGCCTAAATACCTTGGTCGAATGGGGTTTAGGGACTTGGAGGTTTTTAACCTCGCCTTGTTGTCCTGACAGGCACGGAGACTGCTGATGGAGCCAAGCTCTCTTAGTGCAAAAATCCTCAAGGCTGCTTATTTCCCAAACACAAACTTCCTAGAGGCGGAGCTTGAAAACCACCCGTCATAGATCTGGAGAGCTATCCTTGACTGTAGAGAGATTCTGAAACAAGGGGTGATCAAGCGTATAGGAAATGGTCAAAATACAAACATATGTGATACAAATTGGCTACCCAGGCTATGCCCTTTGCGGCCGATCACGACCCTCACAAGTGACCGACCAACTTGGGTGGCAGAGCTGATCGATGGAACcacaacatggaaagaagacctCATCAGAACAACGTTTTTACCCTTTGATGCGGACACCGTCATGTATATAACTTTATGTATAAGGAACGTGGATGATTTCTAGGCATGGTCGGCTGAGAGGAACATGACTTTCTCGGTCCACTTGGCATACCGTATGGTGATCAACACACGCGAGCACCGGGAGAACTGGCTTGAAGGTAATGGGGGAGATTCATGTCCAGGTGTGACGGACAAAGAGTGGGCGAGGCTCTGGCATAATCAGGTCCCCTTGAAATTGAAGGTGTTCTTATGGCGCCTGGCCCGACATTTGATGCCAACAATGAATATGTTGTGCCATCGTCACACGACGAACTCTAAGGTCTATGCTTTGTGTGGAAGAGAGGATTCGTGGAGACACACACTCTTGGACTGCACTACGTCGAGATGTATCTGGGCACTTGCGAAGGATGAGTTGGTGGAAAAAATGAGCCTAAACACGGATCCTAATGCAAGAAACTGGCAGTTCTCTTTTTATGAGGAGCTACCACAACAGGACTTCATACTAATGGTTGTGACTCTTTGGGCGGTATGGAGAACGCGTCGGAAGGCCATATGAGGAAGAGTTTCCAAGCCCACAATCGGTAAACCTTTTTATTGAGTCTTACATCTCACATCTACATGTGTTAAAGGGTCATGGGAACACTCCAGCGAGGCAACAGATGGCTCGGCTATCCCTATGGATCCCTCCTCCGGCACCTGTGTTCAAGGTAAACGTTGATGCTGCTGTCTCATCGAATCAGAGAAGGGGGGTTGCTGCAGCTATATGTCGTGATCACAGTGGAACATTCCAAGGGCGGTCGGCCATTATCTTCAAAGGTATAAGCGACACACCTACTCTTGAAGCACTAGCAGTGCGCGAGGCTTTAGCCCTTGCGAGCGACCTCAATGTGCAAAACATACACGTGGCCTCGGACTGCAAGGTGGTGGTGGATGATATCAAGCAACGAACCCGTCGAGCTATGGTACCATACTACATGAGATCATAGATAATAAGAACTCATTTATTTCCTGCATATTTGCTCATGAGTTTAGGAGTTTGAATTTCAAGGCTCATAATTTAGTGAAACATGTTACTAGACTAGGAGTTGGCCACCATGTATGGTTAGACAATCCCGATGATCTTGCATTTATTTTTGTAAACATTGATCTGAGTTAAATAAAGCTTCGTGAGattgttaaaaaaataaaatgttccaCCTTTTctcaggaaaaaagaaaatacccTTTCGTTCCACTCGACTAGAAACTCGATCGAGGAAAAAAAACGGGAAAATTTGCTACAGGACACCATTACTTTTTGGCGTTTGCCAAAACACACCGCTCAATTGTGACTTTGCCAGGTACCATTATAATTTTGTGACACGTTTGCCATAACACACTGGATGTCCCAAAACGGAAAGTTTGACACTTGTGCTTGGAATGACCATTTTATGACCGGTTTTGAACCATTTTATTTGCCCGTATTTCTGATTTTGGAATGAGGGAGAGTTTGTACATTTAAACTTAGGACATttatatgcaaaaaaaaaaatcgtACAACATTTGGCCTTAGTTTGAACCATAGATTTTAGTACCAAAACAACAGTAGACATATTCAACAGTAAACAAATTTGGACAACATTTACTCTCAACTTAAACCAAACTTTTGAGTACCAGGAGTAAACAAATCTGGACAACATTTACTTTGCTGTAGGCATACAATACGATTTAACCAACTAGAGGCCAACATAACAGCCCACAAAATAACATGTTATGAAGAAATACGGTTTCACCTAGCTAGCACTAGCACACATCCTGTACATGGAAAAACCGAACACTactttttggccttcctgacatCCAACTTGCGAGTTGTTTTCTTCATGGCTTTAGGATTAGCGACAACTTTTGACGCCTTATGCATAGTAGCATCCAACCCCAATTGTTTCTTGCGGCTGCATTAATCATAAGCATGTAAATCACATTGGGAAACAATTAGTCATGTAATAATTGCACGAAACTTGCTGTTTTGGTTTACCTTCTTGTCATTGGGCTGTTTTCATCAATAGTAGAAGCAACCTGTTTTGTTGGTGTGCACATTCCATGAATAGCTGCTGAATCAAGATCTAATTGCCGCTTACGGCTGCCAAAAATTATGGAGACAAGTGTAAATTATTTTGTTAGCATGTAAATAGAGAAAAAACTTGCAGATTTAATCACCTTCTTGTCATTGGGATACTATTATGCATGGCTGGAGTGGAGGCCTTTGAGGGTGTAGTGCAGATAACCAGAGCTCGTGCTTCAATATGTTCAGCTTGTGTTTGAACTTCAGTTGCCTTCTTCTTGATCTTGTTTCTTACtctctttggttttggtggtgctGGTGGAGGTGCATTAGGATCAAGGACTGTCTCATTGCAAGTTTTCTTCATGTGGCCCTTTTGATGACAACGTTTACATGTGACGGTTCTACGTGTCGTtcctccttcttcccatcttTGTATCTTCTTGGCCTCCCAGCTGCACGTTTCAGAACAAGGGGCCAAAGTTTAAATCCAAGGTCCACCTTTGGCCATTGGCTCTTATCTGTCATTGGCCCTACCCAATTTTCATAAGCTTTTTTGAACTTGTGAACTGAGTAGTAGTCGTCAATGTAATCTTCCATCTTGGGATTTCTCATGCTAGTGATAACATGTACAGCATGATAGCAAGGCAAACCAGTAACTTGCCACTGCCTACAAGTGCATGTTCTATTTGTGAGATCCAATGCGTGCCTCCAAGGTTGCAGGTCCTTATCAACACCTTGAACCTCAGCTAAAAGTGCAGTGTTGTTTTGATCTTTGTTATAAAAACTGTGGACATATGGCAATCCTCGGCTCTTAGCATTTACATCCTTGACAACACGAGGAAGAATTTTTCCACGCAGTTTATAGGAAATTCTCCTTCTCAAGTCCATTTTCTCCATTATCATCTGCCTTATTCTATCGAGAAGAGGAATGACTGGAAGAGACTTTTCTTCTCTAATCCAACTATTGAAGGATTCAACAATATtattggtcacataatctactttgCTGGTTTCGGAGAATTGGTACCTTTTCCACAGGTGCTTGTGATTGTCATCCAACCACTGCATGGCTTCAGGACATGCTTCAAGCATAGGATAGTAGTGTTGTTCAAACCGAAGAATTCTATAAGCTCTACAAGCTGGCCACAAGTGCTTGAGGAAGACATCACCACGGAATTTTTTCATGAAGTTCTTCACTAAGTGCCTCATGCACTCTCTATGCTCCACCCCATTTGTGAAAACTTGGGTAACAACAGCGTCTATACCTTTACCTGCATCTGTGGATATAACTAATCCAGGGGGTGACCCAATAGCCATGTGCAACCTGTCAAAGAACCATGCCCAGTTATCAGACGTCTCTGAGCCGAACACACCATAAGCTACTGGAAACATCCAGTGATTTCCATCAATAGCAATGGCAGATGCAAGTTGTCCTCTCCACTTGCCAGTTAGTGCAGTTGAGTCCACGCCTAGATATGGTCTGCAACCATACATAAACCCATCGACACATGCACGCAGGGAAACAAACATCCTAGTGAACATATGTTTTCCCTCTCCATCCTTCTCGAACTCAATGTCCACTATGCTTCCCGGATTTGTCCTCTCCAACTCAGCTTTGAAGCTAAAAGCATCCTCAAAGCTAGCATCCCAATCACCTTGGAGCTTCTTTAGAACCATTTCTTTTCCATCCCAGACAACCCACTTTGATATCTTGATTTTGTACTTCTCTTCTAATTTCTTCCGTAGCTCCGTAGGCCCGATGCTAGCATCCTTTGAGAGCCATTCCATGACCCTTTCACATACCCAATGATTATTTGCCATGCAGTTCTTCTCCACTGTCCCTGTGCTTCCACAGTTGTGTTTCCTTGGCATCTTCTTTGTCTACATTCACAAATATACACATCAGAACCATGTTATAGAATAGATCGGAAAAAATAGATAACTGAAGCAAACACTACATACCTGCCAAGTCCTCCCATCTTGAAGTTGGCTTGCATGTATCCTCCACTTGCATCTCTTAGCTTTGCAATAGCCCCTGTACCTTGTTGCCTCAGAGTATGGAGCTGTGATTTCATATTCGCCCTTTACTGCATATTGCCTAATAGCCTTCTTAAAGGATTTACCATCTTCAAATGTAACACCAACTTCAATTTTGGGATTTTCAAAATCTGTCACATGGACAATGGTCTCACACCCAACTGTGTCATCCACAGCAAGCTCATCCTGAACTGAAGCATCAGAATCATACCCACCATCTAAGTTAGAGTCATCGGAGTCACTTAGCAAATCTTTGTATTCAAACTCATCATCTACGCCAACATACTCAACTTCTGCGTCAACCCAATCATCAAGAACCGGTGGTTCCTCGCTGCTAGAAGACTCATGCTCACTGTGGGCGGATTCATGTTCATTGTCAgcaggttgttgttgttgctgcggcTTATCAGTTGGATTTAGAGGTGTTGTCAGTTGTGGAACACAAGCAGATGTACTGTTATCCCCTTTGCAAACAACAGAGACCATTATAGGCAACTTCCTTTCATCCCAATACATATCTATTGCAGTCAATAACAAAGTATCATGGTTGATTTCTGCAAAAGAACGACTAACTTTATCCCAGAAAGTGATTAACAACTTCTGATTCAGTCCATGTTTTATTTCTTCGTCAAGTTCTTCACTGAAATCTTTGAAATTGACACAATCTCTGTCTACAACTTTCAGTTCGTCCCTAGTTGGATGCCAAACTTGTGTCCCATTATCACCAAATTCAGCATACGCACACACCCGAACATCAATTATAGTAGTTGAACTACTGTCCATCCTATGAAAATTAATAGGACATGAATTAGAGACTATACTACTATCAGTTCACATCCAATTCAATTGAGAGAAATTAAGAAGGGAATTAGGGAATTACCTCTCAGGCACCCAGGTCAAGTTGTCGTCCATCGCTGCCGGTTTCGTCGCAAGTGAGGGCGCCGGTGCGGACGGCCGGTGCGTCCTGGTCTCCTTGCGGAGCGGCGCGACTCCTGTACACGCCGTTCGCCGTTGGGGCCTGGCCGGCGACGCAGGGGACAGGAACGGGAGGTGATGCAGGACGGAGGATGGGGATGGACAGAGCCGGTGTTGAGGGGGACGGGGACGGCGAGATCGGCGTTGATGGGGCAACGGCAGGGCGACCTGCGAGATCGGGCGGCGCCGCCCGCTTGGCTTGGGTTCCTCGCGAAATAGCGGCAGCGCAGCCTACGAGATCGGCCTGTTCGTGGGAGTTGAACGCTTGGAAGAAAGAAGCCTGCGTACATATCTCCAAGGGTAAGATTGTAATTTCGTATGAGAAAAGTGAATTTTTCCGTTTTGGAACGTACAATGTGTTTTGGCAAATGTTGCACGAAATTATAATGGTACCTGGCAAAGCCACAATTTAGTAGTGTGTTTTGGCAAACGCCAAAAAGTAAGGGTGTCCTGTAGCAATTTTTCCCAAAAAAAACCGAGCAGGATCTctcggagaagaagaggaagaagcgcaaatctccaaaccctagaggAATCCCGACCAGCTTCTATCTATGATCCCGGGCCATGGACCCGGGGCCCTCGTCTGCCAGTGCTAACCCGTCCccgctagaggaggaggaggaggaggaggaggaggagggggaggagggggacagCAGCACCGGCAGCAGGTGGGTGGTTGTGCCGGGGAGCGAGGTGCTGGGTGCCGACGCGCCCAAGGTCGTCGGCTGGGAGGAGCTACAGCAGGAGCTCGCGCGCCTCTGGAGCCTGTCCGCCGCGCTCGCCGCCGCCAGGGACCGCAAGGCCGGCCTCGCCGCGCGCCTCGAGTCCGCGCTCGAGGTAATTGATTAGTTAATTATTGCTTGATCTGCGTAGGGTTGCTCCTTGCTTCATCCTTAGTGGAATGATGAGATCCTGTTGCGCGCCATCGCTTTTCTGTTCTGCAATTCGCACACGGGATCTTCGGCGTGCTTTGCTTTGCTCCCGAATTAGGTGTACTTCCATCAGACACGTCGAGTCTTTCCACATTCTTCAGTTTGCAAGCAACATTTCGTTCCTTACCTAGTGACCAGTGTGTCCTAGGTCTGGTGTTTAGATTTTATTCGCAGATACTAGATGCCCTATGAACATTTTAACCAAATGGGCCTTTCCTTGTTTTGGACTTATGGAAATTTGTCGTGCGACTATTACTGTATTTTTCGATGCATCTGTTTGGCCGTATGAAATTAGATTTGTTGCAAAGTACATCGTTAGTTTTTCTGGATGTTTGATTTATACCTCCAAATGTGTTGACAGGCAAGAAAGGCATTTCTTCAGCAGGATAATGAGTTGGCTGAGATGAGGCAGAGATTGCAATCACATGCTGATTTTATGGGGGAATTGAGGATGCAAACGAAGGAAGTGTCGGCGAATGTTGAGGATCGAAGGGAACAACTTTGTGTCAAGATCAGAACACTGACGGTAGCAGACAAAACTGTTGGCGCAGCGCAAAGTAAATTACAGGTATTCAGTTGTATGCACGCGATCGAGAATTGGTTGCACTGTTTTCTCTTAGCCCCTGTTAAGAAGCCATAAAGGTCTTGTGCATGGAAATTTCTACCGAAAAGCATTTCCTGCTTTGTGTTTTCCTCTAGAGCGTACGGAAGTTTCATGGCCATTTAATGGTGTTCTTCTTGTAAATTCTTATAATAAATCTATCAGTATTGAATTGAAAGGCTACATAAAGACGCAGTGCATTGTGGCCTGTATTTGTTTAATTGAACATATTCTTCTGTTAGATTTGGTATctggtgtaaatagtttttcatgATGGGGATTCTAGAAAGATCGGTTTTCTAAACTTAAAAACTGGATATCATAGACGACACCAAGCTTTGGGTCATCGCAGGTGCCAAGAAACTAGGGTCTATTGTGTTGTACGAGTAATTTTCATGCGGAGCATGTGGGCTGGTTGTAACACTCTAAAACTCTTCTCCCTCATTTAATGAAtgaggcaaatcttttgcctcCGTTTCGAAAAAAAAAACTGGATATGGTGGAACTCTTCTATTCCACAAATCTCACTCGGACATTTTTGTATGGTGATGGTGGTTACAGGAACCTTGTAAATTGCTGTCCGGGGAACATGGCCATGGTCGTCTTAAAGATCTGGAACGAATGTTACGCATGAGACAACAATACATGATAGGACAAGTTGCTCAGATATATCCTGTGAGGCCCTTGAATGAGCAATCTCCAATTGGGAAGCCTGGATTAAACTCCAGTATCACTAGAACAGGTATGTCACTCTCCTGTTGCGACCTTCGTGAGTCACCAATTCTGCATACCAGCTCTCTCTGAAATGCTAAAATTTCATGCATATGTTTCCACAGTCACTAGCATATTACTGGTCTACCAGAACCATATGGTGTGCAATTTTTTCTTGCTGCAGTTCTTGCTACTGATGCTTGCATGAACCTATTCTGGGTGGATTAGTACGTTTATTCATTTATGCAATAAATATTCAGCGCTGATGCTTGGTAGTCAAATTTATTTGAATAGTGGTTTGTACACGGATCTTCCTAGCCATTTAGCTTCTTATTCTTTTTGCATTATTCTGCAATTCTGGATTTGGAATTGCCTTGCACGGTATAGCATCGATGCACTTTCAAGACATGAATATTTCTCCTATTCAATAGTTATGTTCATGCACTGCATCATGACTGCTGTCATCATGTAACGTTTTCATTGAAGTAGCTAGTATGATGAAATTGGCATTTCATAGCTATTATGATGAAATCGGCATTTTTAATTAAAGAATGAGATACACTGGTTTCATTTCCCTCTTAAGAAAATATAATGAATCACAAATTCTGGGACTGTAATCTTAAAGTCTGTTGTCACAGTTGTTAAGTCTACTGAAAAATTTCAGGAGTTGGTGAAGCAGTGTCGCCCAATGGTTCACAAAACGGACAGACGCCTTTGGCCATTTTGGGTCTacagttatcaaggctttctataAAAAAGACCAGCTACTTCAGTGACAAGACAGAGATTCAAAAGTCTGCTACTCTTCTTGGATATGTTGCACATGTATGTATTTCAATCTTGATAAATAATCAATGGGTAGAATTTGACTTCATTCATTCTAGTTTGCTTCTAATGTCCTTTCTATAAGAGTTTAAAAAATTATACTGTATGAGTTAATATTCTGTTGTAGAGTGACAAGATATTTATATCAGATCGTGTTGTTCGACAATTTGTGCTTCACGGTGATAGAAATGACATGAAGTTTTCATTCATAGACACTAAGTATGCCACCCTTTCTCCGTTTGTACTGCTGAATCTATATCTATTCGTTTTTGACTCATAGGCGGTCTCCCTTGTTGCATCATATCTCGATGTTCCTCTTCGATATCCACTACGGTTGGGAGGTTCACATTCATATATTGTTGATCATGCCCCTTCAGTTGACCCATCTATAGCCCCAGGAGTAAGTTCTTCTACGCCTTTGAGCACAAGCATGAGGACAATGGAATTCCCTCTGTTTTTTGAAGGCCAAGAAACTACAAGATCGGCATATGCTGTATTCTTGTTAAACAAGGTTGGTCAACCTTTTGCAATTATGTAATGCAAAGTAGGCATTGTTAGTTGTTATTTTTTTTAAACGGCGGCAAAAGATTTGTCTCATCCATTAATTAAGCAGAAGAGAATCGCCCAGTTAATTAATGGAAAACCGGGCGAAAACCGTGCCATTATTAGTTTAAAGATGCTGATCTTAAGAACGAAATATGATTTAAGAGAATGACCTGCCTACATCTATCTGCTAAGCTCTTAGCATCGAATAGGTGGTTTAGAACCTTATGAGCAGACCATAGTCATGGTTTTGTACTTGAGTAGGAGAGTGGGTAGATAGCTAGATATGGATCAGGATACGACAAAAAGGCCAGTCTTGAGTGAGTTTGACAGAGCTTTGTGGAAGTAGCAAAAGTGGCATCTCATGAAAATGTTGGCTATTTTCAACCAATGAGTTGGGAAGCTGTGTAGAAAATCACAAACATGGAGCTTAGTGATGCATGGAAATTTAATGGCAACCAATGAGTAACAGTGAACCCTCCTCTAGGTTTCTGGAATATAAACCGTGGTTCAATCCGTATAATTGGTATGCATTTTTATCCAGATTTTTATTTGAGTAACTTGCTGTGTAGTGTTTACTTCTACCCCTTTATGCATTAATTCTGCTTAGACGTTTAACTTCCTGTTATGTTTCCTGACAGGATGTCGAACAACTTCTGAACCACATTGGTGCTGAAAGTCTTGGGCCAAGACATGTACTAGCTAACCTGAAGCAGCTAACAACCATTGTCCAGTCACAACGATACATTTCTGATTGATTTAACCCAAAGGAACACAGTTTTGAATTTCTGAGGGATATTATTGCTTGCTTATGGCTGAGTCCTAGTGTAACCAGGTGCTGTTTTTAGCGAGCACCTTTCCTTTCCCAGGACAGAAATGAGCTCAGGCCTCCCTTTGCTGACATGTTGATGTAAACGCGTAAATCGCTTCCTCCGTGTAAAACGTTGTCACTTGGATGTGTACAGGAAATAGATGGATGGTAAATGAGTTGCAGTGCAGATTAAAATCTTGCTGCTTGTTGTTACCAGAGTTGGTCGCTTGTTTTCCAAGCATTATGGACATGTATCCATTCCGTGATAGTGCTCAGAGGTCAAAACTGTTAAGAGAAAAAGACTTGCTTTCTTTCGGGCCTTGAAGTTTTCCTGAGACCTTGTTGAAGTGATTGGTGTTGTGTAGCCTTGGTCCTCTTGTGTACCGAATGCGTTCTTGCGcacgttggcttttgaacgtgcgtatgcagctgtataggcgtgcctacgcgattcttgcttcggccggctacttgacggaacttgcgtaac
This region includes:
- the LOC123395379 gene encoding uncharacterized protein LOC123395379; the encoded protein is MDDNLTWVPERMDSSSTTIIDVRVCAYAEFGDNGTQVWHPTRDELKVVDRDCVNFKDFSEELDEEIKHGLNQKLLITFWDKVSRSFAEINHDTLLLTAIDMYWDERKLPIMVSVVCKGDNSTSACVPQLTTPLNPTDKPQQQQQPADNEHESAHSEHESSSSEEPPVLDDWVDAEVEYVGVDDEFEYKDLLSDSDDSNLDGGYDSDASVQDELAVDDTVGCETIVHVTDFENPKIEVGVTFEDGKSFKKAIRQYAVKGEYEITAPYSEATRYRGYCKAKRCKWRIHASQLQDGRTWQTKKMPRKHNCGSTGTVEKNCMANNHWVCERVMEWLSKDASIGPTELRKKLEEKYKIKISKWVVWDGKEMVLKKLQGDWDASFEDAFSFKAELERTNPGSIVDIEFEKDGEGKHMFTRMFVSLRACVDGFMYGCRPYLGVDSTALTGKWRGQLASAIAIDGNHWMFPVAYGVFGSETSDNWAWFFDRLHMAIGSPPGLVISTDAGKGIDAVVTQVFTNGVEHRECMRHLVKNFMKKFRGDVFLKHLWPACRAYRILRFEQHYYPMLEACPEAMQWLDDNHKHLWKRYQFSETSKVDYVTNNIVESFNSWIREEKSLPVIPLLDRIRQMIMEKMDLRRRISYKLRGKILPRVVKDVNAKSRGLPYVHSFYNKDQNNTALLAEVQGVDKDLQPWRHALDLTNRTCTCRQWQVTGLPCYHAVHVITSMRNPKMEDYIDDYYSVHKFKKAYENWVGPMTDKSQWPKVDLGFKLWPLVLKRAAGRPRRYKDGKKEERHVEPSHVNVVIKRAT
- the LOC123395380 gene encoding uncharacterized protein LOC123395380 yields the protein MDPGPSSASANPSPLEEEEEEEEEEGEEGDSSTGSRWVVVPGSEVLGADAPKVVGWEELQQELARLWSLSAALAAARDRKAGLAARLESALEARKAFLQQDNELAEMRQRLQSHADFMGELRMQTKEVSANVEDRREQLCVKIRTLTVADKTVGAAQSKLQEPCKLLSGEHGHGRLKDLERMLRMRQQYMIGQVAQIYPVRPLNEQSPIGKPGLNSSITRTGVGEAVSPNGSQNGQTPLAILGLQLSRLSIKKTSYFSDKTEIQKSATLLGYVAHAVSLVASYLDVPLRYPLRLGGSHSYIVDHAPSVDPSIAPGVSSSTPLSTSMRTMEFPLFFEGQETTRSAYAVFLLNKDVEQLLNHIGAESLGPRHVLANLKQLTTIVQSQRYISD